A single Phoenix dactylifera cultivar Barhee BC4 chromosome 1, palm_55x_up_171113_PBpolish2nd_filt_p, whole genome shotgun sequence DNA region contains:
- the LOC103722480 gene encoding protein NOI4-like isoform X1, with protein MSQDKGRPLPKFGEWDVNDPASAEGFTVIFNKARDERKTGGSTRGPDSPGKEETAFKHGPYATKPNVNAKKWFCCIQASSAES; from the exons ATGTCG CAGGACAAGGGCCGGCCGTTACCAAAGTTTGGTGAGTGGGATGTTAATGACCCTGCTTCTGCAGAGGGATTCACTGTGATCTTCAATAAGGCCAGAGATGAGAGGAAGACTGGTGGCAGCACACGAGGGCCAGACTCTCCTGGAAAGGAGGAGACAGCCTTTAAACATGGACCTTATGCTACCAAGCCAAATGTGAATGCT AAAAAATGGTTTTGCTGCATTCAAGCTAGTTCAGCAGAGTCTTGA
- the LOC103722479 gene encoding transmembrane emp24 domain-containing protein p24beta2-like isoform X2: protein METCSFSSLLFVFLSLLLSVWSAAGIRFVIDREECFSHSVPYEGDTVLVSFVVIKAERSWHYGDEGVDFVVKGPHGDQIHDARDKTSEKFEFIVQQKGLHRFCFTNRSPYHETIDFDIHVGHFTHFDQHAKDEHFAPLLEQISKLEEALYNIQFEQHWLEAQTDRQALVNEGMSRRAMHKALLESAALIGVSMLQIFLLRRLFERKLGMSRV, encoded by the exons ATGGAAACATGCTCTTTCAGCTCTCTACTTTTTGTATTCTTGAGCCTTCTGTTGAGTGTGTGGTCAGCTGCTGGAATTAGGTTTGTGATAGACAGGGAAGAATGTTTCTCTCATTCAGTTCCCTACGAAGGAGATACAGTTCTTGTGTCGTTCGTTGTGATCAAAGCTGAAAGGTCGTGGCATTATGGTGATGAGGGTGTTGATTTTGTG GTGAAGGGCCCTCATGGTGATCAAATCCACGATGCTCGTGACAAGACAAGTGAAAAGTTTGAATTCATAGTCCAGCAAAAAGGTCTTCACCGTTTCTGTTTCACCAACAGGTCCCCTTACCATGAAACCATTGACTTTGATATACATGTGGGCCATTTCACACATTTTGATCAGCATGCAAAAGATG AGCATTTTGCCCCTTTGTTGGAACAAATTTCTAAGTTAGAAGAAGCTCTTTACAATATACAGTTTGAGCAACACTGGCTGGAGGCACAGACTGACCGCCAAGCACTTG TGAACGAAGGGATGAGCAGGAGGGCAATGCACAAGGCACTTCTTGAATCAGCAGCACTCATTGGAGTTAGTATGCTCCAAATTTTCCTCCTCCGTCGCCTTTTTGAGCGGAAGCTTGGCATGTCAAGGGTTTAG
- the LOC103722481 gene encoding pentatricopeptide repeat-containing protein At5g55840, whose translation MQQLSRPSFRTPTRFPSFNRKISNPGSIPRQGFTGIPRARRGDGRNPERGSKPSSSQEIESSIYMMLTIHRWESLNHMDYKLAKLRKVHGKLALKFLNWIIRHQGFDQITHIYGITVHILVRARMFEPAKSILKHLSQMGIPCCSLFHSLMHTYRRCNSNPSVFDLLIKVYIKEGLLKDAMKTFRLMGSQGFGASVYSCNAILATLAREEGMPSVWLFFKEMLTRKICPDVSTFNIVLNSLCVGGKLGKANCLFKKMEKAGYSPNIVTYNTLLDWHCKKGRFKAALKVLDCMERKGIKADVYTYNILIDNLCKINRSARAYLLLKRMEENKVSPTESTYNTLISGFCKEGKINVATRIFDDMLNLSLSPSCITYNTLINGHCQNGNTDEALRILSEMVAAGVMPNEITYGTLLNGYCKASELDAAIDLLEKVRSEGLDVNCIMYTILIHGFCKEGQLNRALQFLYGMLEAGVSLDVVTYSVLINGLSKMGELSQTKKILANMHKTGVLPNNILYATLICHCCKDGDVMEAMNLYAEMCRVGQYADRITCHKLIYALCRRGQLREAEQFMEHMTRMKVSPDSISFNCIINGYGCRGDALGAFFIYDEMIRRGHLPNNITYGSLLKGLCRGGNLSEAKKFLTQLHDIPFAVDNLTYNTLLVEICKSGNLGDALSLCDKMIDNNMIPDNYTYTILLSGFCRKGKIIPAVLLSQKMWEKALFPNHVAYTSLIHGLAREGQLNASGYLFEEMMNKERLYPDTAAFNAMIDGYSRAGMIQKVDELVTVMQEKGLNPNLATYNNLMHGYVRKCHLLRSFNLYKTMLRMGFLPDNRTYHSLILGLCKSDMMDIGVKFLEKMMSRGVIPDDLTFNMLITKYSEKSQMTNAFKLVNSMKRLQMSPSRATYDAIISGLNRKGFLQQSYVVLHEMMEKGISPKHTHYITLINGKCRVGDIWGAFRLKDEMEELELVPSEVAESTIVRGLCKCGKLEEAMLVFDGMLRTGVMPTIATFTTLMHGLSKESMLADALFLKDVMEQCGLKLDVVTYNVLITGLCTNGHLADAWKLYMEMKDKGLWPNITTYTVLIDSVYKENKLTEGETLLKDILDRGLISSQKNISNLHEGLANAMRRLNNLRHCRKRINTMK comes from the exons ATGCAACAACTTTCACGACCAAGCTTCCGAACACCAACCCGATTCCCCTCGTTTAACCGCAAAATCTCGAATCCTGGCTCGATTCCCCGACAAGGTTTCACGGGCATTCCGAGAGCAAGGCGGGGAGATGGCAGGAACCCCGAAAGGGGGAGCAAACCCAGCTCTT CTCAAGAGATTGAGAGTAGCATTTACATGATGCTTACCATTCATCGATGGGAGTCACTGAATCACATGGACTACAAATTGGCTAAACTTAGAAAGGTTCATGGAAAACTAGCTTTGAAATTTCTAAATTGGATCATCCGGCACCAGGGCTTTGATCAGATTACTCACATATATGGTATCACAGTCCATATACTTGTTCGGGCTCGGATGTTTGAGCCTGCAAAGTCCATATTGAAACATCTTTCTCAGATGGGTATTCCATGTTGTTCCCTTTTTCATTCACTTATGCATACTTACCGCCGTTGCAATTCCaatccttcagtttttgatctTTTGATTAAGGTTTACATTAAAGAAGGGCTGCTCAAGGATGCTATGAAGACATTTCGGTTGATGGGGTCCCAAGGATTTGGGGCTTCAGTTTATTCTTGCAACGCCATTCTTGCAACTCTTGCAAGGGAGGAGGGAATGCCTTCAGTTTggttgttcttcaaggagatgctaACAAGGAAGATCTGTCCCGATGTCAGCACTTTCAATATAGTACTGAATTCTCTTTGTGTTGGCGGAAAGCTTGGGAAAGCTAATTGTCTTTTTAAAAAGATGGAAAAGGCTGGCTATTCACCGAATATTGTAACATATAATACACTGCTTGATTGGCATTGCAAGAAGGGAAGGTTTAAGGCTGCTCTTAAGGTGTTGGACTGCATGGAGAGAAAAGGCATCAAGGCAGATGTCTACACATATAACATACTTATCGACAACTTATGTAAAATAAATAGGAGTGCCAGAgcttatttattattaaaaaggaTGGAAGAGAATAAAGTATCTCCCACTGAAAGCACATACAATACTCTCATTAGTGGCTTCTGTAAAGAAGGGAAGATTAATGTCGCTACTCGTATTTTCGATGACATGCTAAATCTTAGTCTTTCTCCAAGTTGTATTACTTACAATACATTGATCAATGGGCACTGTCAAAATGGAAATACTGATGAAGCCTTGAGGATTTTATCTGAAATGGTTGCTGCAGGGGTAATGCCTAATGAGATTACTTATGGGACTTTATTGAATGGTTATTGCAAGGCTTCAGAGCTGGATGCTGCGATAGATCTTCTCGAAAAGGTGAGGTCGGAGGGTCTTGATGTCAACTGTATAATGTACACAATCTTAATACATGGGTTTTGCAAAGAGGGACAGCTTAATAGGGCTTTACAATTTCTTTATGGTATGCTTGAGGCTGGGGTTAGCCTTGACGTTGTCACATATTCTGTACTTATAAATGGTTTGAGCAAAATGGGTGAGTTAAGCCAAACAAAGAAGATTCTAGCGAACATGCACAAAACTGGAGTTCTACCTAATAACATATTATATGCAACATTAATTTGTCATTGTTGCAAGGATGGAGATGTCATGGAAGCAATGAACTTGTATGCTGAGATGTGTCGTGTGGGTCAATACGCTGATCGGATCACCTGTCACAAATTGATTTATGCTCTTTGTAGGAGGGGACAGTTGAGAGAAGCAGAGCAGTTCATGGAACATATGACCAGGATGAAGGTTTCTCCTGATTCCATCAGCTTCAATTGTATAATAAATGGTTATGGCTGTCGAGGTGATGCACTAGGAGCATTTTTCATTTATGATGAAATGATTAGACGGGGTCATCTTCCAAATAATATTACATATGGAAGTTTACTTAAAGGGTTATGTAGGGGAGGAAACTTGAGTGAGGCAAAGAAGTTTTTGACTCAACTTCATGATATTCCTTTTGCTGTTGATAATCTTACCTATAACACACTGCTTGTAGAGATTTGCAAGTCTGGAAACTTAGGGGATGCTCTGagtttatgtgataaaatgattgaTAACAACATGATACCTGATAATTACACTTACACAATTCTTCTCAGTGGCTTTTGCAGGAAAGGGAAGATTATTCCGGCAGTTCTTCTGTCTCAAAAGATGTGGGAGAAAGCATTGTTTCCTAATCATGTCGCTTATACTTCTTTGATCCATGGTTTAGCAAGAGAAGGCCAACTAAATGCTTCTGGGTACCTGTTTGAAGAGATGATGAATAAAGAAAGACTATACCCTGACACTGCTGCTTTTAATGCTATGATTGATGGGTACTCAAGAGCAGGAATGATACAAAAAGTGGATGAGTTGGTTACAGTGATGCAGGAAAAAGGTCTGAATCCAAATCTAGCTACTTATAACAATCTAATGCATGGATATGTCAGAAAATGCCATCTACTAAGATCATTTAACCTGTACAAGACAATGTTAAGGATGGGTTTTTTGCCTGATAATCGCACATACCATTCCTTAATTCTTGGACTTTGCAAGTCTGATATGATGGATATTGGGGTGAAATTTTTGGAGAAGATGATGTCAAGGGGTGTTATTCCTGATGACTTGACCTTCAATATGCTTATTACTAAGTACAGTGAGAAAAGTCAGATGACCAATGCTTTCAAACTTGTTAATTCTATGAAACGTTTGCAAATGTCACCCAGCAGGGCCACCTATGATGCTATTATAAGTGGATTAAATAGAAAAGGTTTTCTGCAACAATCATATGTCGTGTTGCATGAAATGATGGAAAAAGGGATTTCTCCAAAACATACACATTATATTACATTGATTAACGGGAAATGCAGGGTTGGTGATATATGGGGGGCATTCAGACTGAAAGATGAGATGGAAGAGTTGGAGTTAGTGCCCAGTGAAGTTGCTGAGAGCACAATTGTTAGAGGCTTGTGTAAGTGTGGAAAGCTTGAAGAAGCAATGCTGGTATTTGATGGCATGCTTCGGACAGGTGTGATGCCAACAATTGCTACTTTCACTACTCTTATGCATGGGCTTAGCAAAGAATCTATGCTTGCTGATGCTTTGTTTTTAAAGGATGTGATGGAACAATGTGGTCTGAAGCTAGATGTTGTTACCTACAATGTTCTTATCACGGGATTATGCACCAATGGTCATCTTGCTGATGCCTGGAAATTGTACATGGAGATGAAGGATAAGGGCCTTTGGCCTAATATCACAACTTACACTGTGCTCATCGATTCTGTTTATAAGGAAAATAAACTTACTGAGGGAGAAACACTTTTGAAGGATATACTAGACCGAGGCTTAATATCTTCCCAAAAAAATATCAGTAATTTGCATGAGGGTTTGGCAAATGCAATGAGAAGATTGAATAATTTAAGGCATTGTCGGAAAAGAATTAATACAATGAAATAA
- the LOC103722480 gene encoding protein NOI4-like isoform X2, translated as MSDKGRPLPKFGEWDVNDPASAEGFTVIFNKARDERKTGGSTRGPDSPGKEETAFKHGPYATKPNVNAKKWFCCIQASSAES; from the exons ATGTCG GACAAGGGCCGGCCGTTACCAAAGTTTGGTGAGTGGGATGTTAATGACCCTGCTTCTGCAGAGGGATTCACTGTGATCTTCAATAAGGCCAGAGATGAGAGGAAGACTGGTGGCAGCACACGAGGGCCAGACTCTCCTGGAAAGGAGGAGACAGCCTTTAAACATGGACCTTATGCTACCAAGCCAAATGTGAATGCT AAAAAATGGTTTTGCTGCATTCAAGCTAGTTCAGCAGAGTCTTGA